The Lagopus muta isolate bLagMut1 chromosome 4, bLagMut1 primary, whole genome shotgun sequence genome has a window encoding:
- the NEUROG2 gene encoding neurogenin-2, translated as MPVKAESPAPATDDELLLLRLASPAPSASLPSSAGEEEEDEEDGRPRRLQEGARRAGRQRGPPRAARTAETAQRIKRSRRLKANNRERNRMHNLNAALDALRDVLPTFPEDAKLTKIETLRFAHNYIWALTETLRLAGAARLGGAAENAPGAAAEGSPSPASSWSGGASPAPSASPYACTLSPGSPAGSASDAEHWPPPRGRFAPPPPPHRCL; from the coding sequence ATGCCGGTGAAGGCGGAGAGCCCGGCGCCCGCGACGGACGacgagctgctgctgctgcgccTCGCCTCACCCGCCCCCTCGGCCTCGCTGCCGTCCAGCGCcggcgaggaggaggaggacgaggaggacGGGCGGCCGCGGCGGCTGCAGGAGGGCGCGCGGCGGGCGGGGAGGCAGCGGGGGCCTCCGCGGGCAGCGCGCACGGCGGAGACGGCGCAGCGCATCAAGCGGAGCCGGCGGCTGAAGGCCAACAACCGCGAGCGCAACCGCATGCACAACCTGAACGCGGCGCTGGACGCGCTGCGCGACGTGCTGCCCACCTTCCCCGAGGACGCCAAGCTCACCAAGATCGAGACGCTGCGCTTCGCCCACAACTACATCTGGGCGCTCACCGAGACGCTGCGCCTGGCCGGGGCCGCCCGCCTGGGGGGAGCCGCCGAGAACGCGCCCGGGGCGGCCGCCGAGGGCAGCCCCTCGCCCGCCTCGTCGTGGAGCGGCGGCGCCAGCCCCGCGCCCTCCGCCTCGCCCTACGCCTGCACTTTATCGCCCGGCAGCCCCGCCGGCTCCGCCTCGGACGCCGAGCACTGGCCGCCCCCGCGGGGCCGCTTcgcccctccgccgccgccccaCCGCTGCCTCTAA